A region of the Heptranchias perlo isolate sHepPer1 chromosome 25, sHepPer1.hap1, whole genome shotgun sequence genome:
GAGTTGCATGTTTATCATGAATTAGGAAGAGTGAGAGTTATGagaatcctcccccccccacaagaaGCAACGACCACTCACCTTCTCATTGTAGTTAATAGCAATGACATCACCAGTGGTCAAGCAGGCAAAGTTCCTCAAGGCATTTTCCAATCTGAGAGGAGAATGTTAAGAAAAAGGACAGAATGCAGGAGCCAAACAGCTGGATAACTAACTTCCAGCAAAATTAGCAATGAACACTTTCAGCATTAAACTCAAAAACTCATCAGATTCTAGGTGAAACATAAAATATGTGGATAAGGCGGTCTGCTCTAACAAAGCAACCACTTATTGTTATGATGCCCACTGCAAATCTTGTTACCTTGTTTTCATGGCCTcgccaccccccccaaactctgaaaccccctccagccctacaaccctccgattctggcctcttgcgcatccccgattttcatcgctctgctattggtggccgtgtctccagctgccgaggccctaagctttggaattccctccctaaacctctctgcctctctctcctcctttaagatgctccttaaaacctacctctttgaccaagctcggtaacaccttgggacattttactacattaaaggcactatataaatgcaagttgttgttattgtaccTTTTCCCAAGTAAACCAAGTGAGTTGACAATAAGGGGTTGCTCAGCTGGAATCTAGGCCCTCCCTTGTAAAACCAGAATCCAATTTGACTCAGGATGGAGTAGCTGATTGACAGTAGCCAGGAGCACCAGCTTCACTACAGTCTGCATTTTACCTCTTGTTATTCGTACAACAAATATGTATCTGTGGCTTGCAGTTGAAACATcttttatcagttacagtggatgCTTCCAGTACAGTAAAAGAGTTACTGCACCTTGCACCCATATATGGGGAGAATTTCTGAGGTGTATTTTTGACATAAGATTCTGATTTGCACAGTCATTGTATCTGTGACCTTGGACTAGGATTGCGggaagagtgagaaacagactttGGAAAAGGAGAACGATGTAATTTAAACCCATGCTCAGCTCCCACGCTGGCAACAAAAATCAAAAATGGATGGATGCACAAACCATTAGGGGCTCACACAATTCAATAAAACAAGCTTCACAGATGGTTTCAATGGTCCAATATGATCATTTATTCTACAACTAGTCGATCGTCCATGGTGTTGTACACATGGAATCAAGTCTTCAGGTGAAACAtggttagagggcaggggataattgaACCAGGGCTGGGacataggagtttctctgcaaCACAGGTTAAGGAGCTAGGAGACACAAAACTGGTGGGCTACAGTGTGACCAGTGGTGAGAGTGTGTAATTacaacatgacaagtttacataagcagtttccattataaatgtcgaTACAGGAATTTATAATAAGTAATGCTAAAACACCAGGAAATAAGGTTCTGTAGCCAGGAAGTAGGCAGAtataagacttttaatatattacagaatGGCACACAcaagttcgatagggtagacatagagatgtttccacttgtgggggagtccaaaactaggggccataaatataagatagtcactaataaatccaataaggaattcaggataaacttcttcactcagaatggTGAGATAGATCAgaacatgtgggagaaaggaatagaaggatatgttgatagggtgagatgaagtaaatagagtgggaggaggtttgtgtggagcataaacactggcatgtaattctatgttagtCACTTGTCATTCTGCAGACCAGTCTTGTCTGATGAGGATAAATTTTCCGAGTCCTCGCTTGCAGCGAGGTACCTTGCACATCATGAGCAGGTATTGGAAAATCATGAGCTTGCTGCCTCTGATTTTCTGATGTGCGCTTGTGGTATGCAAGGAtttggaaaatctaccccaaggagTTAAAAATTGTAACAAATGCTTTGATATGTATTTCTTCTGTACAACCCATAGCTGATCCCTAAATTAACAAATTACCACATTGCCGcatttctagaacagtcccacATGTCAAATACTTGACCTTACATGTTTCCCTATGAGTGGGAACACAGCAGCACCAACAGACGTCCAGGAGCAAGTTGATACCAAACAGTACGCACACAAGGAGAAAATAAAACTGCAATAAAAAAGGGAAGACCTGAACAGAGTAATGTTTACTTTGTGAACAAATCATTATCGATTAGAATTCttccattaaaaaaattattgggaTTGATAATGCAAATTCAAATAGTGACCCCAGCTAACCAGGAATAGCCAGGGGACAGACTCAATATTTAACAGGCGCTCACTGCTCTTACACAGGAGCTGTACCCATGAGTGTTAAGAATGATAAGTATTCCCTACAGAGCAATGGGCAGCTTTGAAGTAAATAATTTAGTTATTGAAACTATCCTAGCTGCAGGACCTTTTCAGGGAGCTGTCATTCATTCACATCACAGCAGTTGCCGTCCTCAAAGGCAACACTGCTCTCTGCGGCTGCTCAATAATTTTGGTGTTTAAAGGAGTGATTGCTTTGAAGATCAGTCACACATGTTGTTTCTTTTCTTCACTCACTGCCACGATATTAAAATAATTTGCTGCCACTTTTATCAAGAGAATAAATACTTATTCAGAACTGCAGTCCATCCTATTTTCAAATTGCAAGCCAGATTAGTACAGATATGAGACGAGTTCAAATCTGcaaaaaatgatggacaggaaaagacctactggtccatccagcctgtaccATATAATTGTGATGTCTTGTGCGTCCCAATATATTCACTTTCCACCCCATCTAGGAGTcatgggagaggcgaaaaaccaggttAAAGTCTCAGGACAATTAGGAgaaagaaatctggaaaattcctctccgacctccccccctccGCCTTAGGCAGTTGCACCTCTGAGGAGTGACAGAAGGATACACAGCTTTGGGGTTTGTGATATCCAGGAAGTCTGGAGCCTGTGGCTGAAATTTGGAATAAGTGGCGACCATGAGGTTCACACTCTCTACCTGGACCAGGCCCCCTTCCTCCAGCAGCAGGTTCTGCATCATctggagacaaagagagaaatatGGGTTAATCATAACAGAGACACAGGATGACTGCAATGAAAGCAAATCATTACACAAATGTATTCTTAATGTGGCATGAATTGGAGTACATCAATTTCACACTTGTTTTACATGCTTATACATCCATTCAGATTGGCAAAGTTAGACTGTATTTGCAGCATAAGCACTGGTAGACACGGATTTGTGCACCTGACCTCCCCTACATTGGCTCGGTTAATCTCAGCTGTACTGTCACACAAACGTGTCAAGCAGAAAGCAGCCTCTCACCTCTCCAATGGGGGTGGGGCGGGAAAGGCAAGGAGGAATAAAAAGAGTTGGAGGTAGAGCGAGTTCTGTTCATCCATCCTAGTAGTcgtaggaagaggccattcagcccttgagcctgttctgctattcaattagatcatggctgacctgtacctcaactccattgttTTTTAAATAATCCATTTACcaatctttgctccatatcccttgaaagccttacctaataaaaatctactgatctcagtcttgaaagtttcaattgacccagcatccacagacttttggggcaagagtgttccagatttccactacactgtgtgtgaaaaaatgcttcctgatttaactcctgaatggcctagctcaaattttgattgtgcccccttgttctggattccacaaccagaggaaatagcttctctctatctaccctattgaatccttttatcattttaaacacctcgattaggccacccctcaatcttctatactcaagggaatacaagccaaatttatgcaacttgtcctcataatttaaccctttaagtaccagtatcattctggtgaatctgcactgcaccccctccaagaccaataaatGCAGCATATTGGTCACTTCAGAAATGAAACACGAACAGCCTACCTACTCATTCCTACCTCGGAGGAGCCAGTGGATGGCTAAAGCATTGCAATTTTCTTTTTCTTAGTGTTTCTGGGTGTCCACAGGCCTCAAAACTTTGAGTTTTAGGCTGTTCTCTCACCTAAAGTCAGTGTCTTTAACGCAGAGTTCAGTCTGAGGCACACAGTAAATGGATCAAACACTATCAGATCAAGCAGCAGAAGCTATTTTTTAAATAATCCaagcttctttaaaaaaaaacacacattccATATCAGGGCTGAAAATAGCACCTGatcacatctcaaagcacttcacatataatgaattacaCTTAAGTGCAATGATTGCTGTTATGGTGCAAATGCAGTGAACGTTTTATGCACAGCAAATCACCAACAGCagtgagatatgtaagcagttaGCCTGTTTTTTGGTGGCATTTGTTGAGGGAAgattgttggccagaacacctgctcgcctttgaatagtgtcatgggatctttaatatccagcAGAAGGGAACTGAGATAAACCTCTCATCCGAAGGAAAACGACTGTAATCTGGTACAGTCTACTCCACTTAATTAAAAGATGTTTCATTCAaattatataatttatttttgGCACTAAATTCCCACTGTGCTGACTTGCAtacgttgcttaattcaaattgttCATTTTTTAGCACAAGACGACTTGGCATAATGAGGACTTATTAATTGTCTATACTCCAAGATGAAGGCTTACTCTGAAGTAATCATCTGAAAAAGGCATCCCTGAGAACATAATTGAAATAAACATACTATGAGATGACGGGCCTCCTGATTACAGCCACCATCTTCGCAACATTCCTGGCACTAGGTGCTGAAACATCTGCCTGCCCAGCCTCAGCTCCCAAGCATTGTCTTGTGGTTAGCTCAAGGTAGGTAAAATACTCACAGGGCTGTCTTTTTAAGAGAATGGCACTTGCAATATGGCCCTGCGGTCACACTCCCCATGAATCCCCACTCACCCAGTGAGGCAGGTAACAAATCCCTtcctccgccacaaactccaggACGCCACAATGTGTCATTCGGTCAGTTTTTCTATTGGTAAGTTTAAACAGCATTGGGTATGTAATATTCAGACGACCtgacaaaataaaacagaaaatagggATTCAGTCAAGCCATGGAAGGTAGCACAACAGGAGAAGAACATAAAacattttaggaacaggaaaacgccaacaggcccaacaagcccatcCCTTTTTAGAATATGAAATTCCGCCTGCCTTCTAGCCATATCTATCAATCCTACTTAATTACTTATCAAACCAATTTCTACTGTCTGCAGCAATGGCCTTCGATGGTAATTTATTCCACACATCTATTGGCCTTTGGGTGGAGAAAGGTCAATCCAACTTTTCTTCCTGCTTGGCTTCCtaattttaacttgtgtcccTTGGTAGTTGAGCCCTTTACCATAGTGAACAATTTGCCTAAATCAACTTTGTCAGTTCCCTTCATAAAGCTGAACACCTCAATATGTCCTCCTTTCCAAAAGGGAGCTCTTAATCGGAACACAATAAATACcttaaaaaaggaataaaaaaacTTTGGTAGGGGTTAATGAAACACTTtaggaatgagagtgaggaactgttttaaaaaatatataaatctgCCAGGACTTTTATAGATACAAATACTACCCAGGCGAGAGGATCCAATACCTTTTACCAGACGTCTCTGGCACTCCATAAATGCACCAGTACGGCACAAAACTTCACTTTTAAAAGTATCGTTAAGTTGCTATCAAACAGTGGTAAAAGGCTATACTCAGTGTTTCAGGTACTTACTCAGCTGATCCAGAGCGGAGGGTGGCATAATTACTGCAGAAGAAATCAAACACAATCCAGATCAGTATAATGAAAAATAGGACAGCCTCATTTCTGCTTTAGCAACAGGCAAAGTAAGTCccactctttctcttccccctcccctacgCTCTGAAGTAAGTTGCCTCTAAAGCAGCAACAAAAAAAGTGATTCAGCCTATTGGGTCAGAAAAGCTGCTCAGCCATCAACTGTGCCAAGAGGATGGCAAGTGTAGGCTCGTGTCCTATTAAAGATTAATTGATCTTGGCCAGTCTGCTGcaaaggaagaagtggagggaaAGGTATTTTCCAAATCGAAAAAAAAGGAGACATTACCCCCAAGTAGCTGATAACAGCAACAAATCATCTATCAGTTTTTTAATGCAGAGCATAATGCACTGTGCAGGAAAGCAGCTTTATAAAGCCTGATGCATTAAGATTTCAGAAAGTTCACCTAGTTCTCAACATCAATCTTCCTTAGCACAGATGTTAATGATGAACTGGATAGTACAGTGGGTTAGCAGATGTCTCTTCAGCTCTGGGTCATCTTCCAATCCAGCTCAGACTATTGGGTTGCAAGGACCCAGAGTGAAATGAGTTTTGGCAGCTTCGACTCAGGTCTTGGTGAGCACAGACCCACAGCATAAAACTACCCACAATTTGGCACTAAACTGCCACCATCACTCAGGCCACAAGCGTAACTGGATGGCCAATGTCATACTGGTGCAGCAGAGGGTGGTCTTTGCAGGTTGAGATTAGGGGTAATTACATATAAAACTTTACTCTGCAACTAACCTTTGCTAAACACTACTTGGGAGTGCCTGATGCCAATATTAGGTGGGAAGTGggacagcattccatttgcccgCAGTTTGGTTTAGGGCACTACAGTACAAGGGTAAGCACACAGATCAAATGTAAAAACCCTGACATTAGTGGTGGCAAAGGCCTCCCCAGCAATTTTCCAACCTGTCTCTAATGAACACACGGTGGAATGCTATCCACTATCCCATTTCACCACTCACTTACTTTTCCCTCCTTTCTCTACATCCGATCGATCGCTGCCTGCAAACATTGAGACCGAGTAGCATCGGTACTGCGTTGAGAAGCGATTCCGAAACGCATGTGGAATTGCCTGGTCAAACATATTGAAGGCGAACTAcaccaaaagagaaaaaaaaattcaagaaacCATCGTCACACAAGAAAAATATAATAATGCTTCACCCCAAGGTAACGGGCAGAAAAAATAACATATACTAAAACTCCTGTGAGGTTGGTCAGGGGACTCACTGTCTTATGCTTTGAAACATACACGGTCAGGGCCACTGATGAACAGCAATCTTAACAAAAAAAACAGTTTCAGTTATTGAAAATATAGGAATGTTAGCAGTATTTTTGGATACAAATTGTGTGATCATGTCCATATTATAGTAGAAATTGTAAATCAGTGGCCATTATTATGTTTGTTCagctatgtatttttttttaaattctatgaTCCAGGAGAAGAAGGTAGGGAGGATGTTCTAGGTTGCAGGTAGTAGCGGTACTGAGGTAGGACCTAGACACTGCCAAGATACctcttaaaacaaaaataaagcaGCACCTCTACCTTGGACatgtattattattataataataaaTACAGATAGTGATTTTCACATTTTGAAGTGCAACACACTGAATTACTTAGTGAAGTGCAGTGACCTTTTTGTAGACAAACTTGGCCACTTTCTTTGGCCATTTTCTCCAGTCCTCTATTAAGTACTGTATTGCTCACTGTGCTATTTGGATGTTGCAGGATCTGCCCCAGATGCTTTTGCAAGTATGAGCATGTTTTCTGGCTGACAAGTTATACCTACTCATGCCTCCCTTTCGTCATTGTTTAAACACTCCAGGTCCCTCTTTTCAGGGTCTTACTGTCTCACAGGGGGAACTCTAGACACTAGGTTGAAATAAATTCAACTCACTGGAATCGCCAACTTGCAAtaataacgcctttaatgtagtaaaacgtccaaaggcgcttcatgggaacgatcaaacaaaatttgacactgagccacacaaggagacattaggacaggtgaccaaaaacttggtcaaagaggtaggtttaaaggagtatcttaaaggaggagagtgcggTCAACCTTATATACTCCGAATATTCTGCACTAAAGACACAATCCTGTGCGTTACACATAAAAATATGTAAACTAAGAATATATTTTTTTGTGTATTGAAATGCACTCATTACGTAATCTAATATTTCAATAAAAACccattaaaatgtttaaataggAGATTGATACCTCAATGCAGAAGGTATTATAACtcattttcaaaataaatatgaCCTTGCTGCTCCTTCAAATCTCAGTGGACGTGCAAACACCAAGTACATCAAATACTTTTAGCATTTTGAAGTGTACAAGGGCAAACAGAAGCTATCTCGTGGCATTCCTGCACACCCTCTTGCAGATTTCTTTACTCGGAGGGCTCTTTAAGTCCTTTTCTAATAGTACTGAAATCTGTTCTTGGTCCCCTCAGACAACAGGTAAAATTTGGCTACAAACTTTGGTTTATATTTTTGGGTATGCTAAGAATTTTCACTCTGTTGTTTAAGACAGTCACAGGATATCATCCAGTTAGGGCTGCtattctgtactgtacatatAAATGCAAAAGAGAGCAAGATCCAATTCAGATGCaaactcaaacaaatacagcactggCTTTTTCAGCCACCCAACCTCTGAACTAACATTTTGAATAGATTTCAGTCCTTGTTCTGAAGCACAGACCAATTAGATGTGGAGTAAAAGAGCAAAGCAAACTCCACTGCATGCTTAAATAGTGAATTTAACTGCTCCAGTCTCCCTGAAGCCAGCTTCTCCTCTTCCCAACTTATTCCAAAATAATAAAATTCCACCACATTTATCTTGTTACTGACaagaaatatttaaaaaatctgtgcatgtgcacatttttttttaagggggCTCCCTTAGCATTTACTTCAAGTTTACTTTCTGGTAAACAATGTAATGGAAAATCCTATTTGGGAAGATGAGTGAGCTCCAGGAAGGAGTAGTAGCTGTCAGATGTTCCTCCATCTGCTGCTTTGGCAATCCTGATCTTCCACAGTATGAATGGGTAGTCTCACGAACTGACAGGACATCAGATTTCAGGTAAATTTCAAAATCCAATGGCCACTTACAATGTCGAACAAGATAACAAATCCTGATCAAGTGTTAGGAGGTCGGGGGGAGACTCACTGCCACTGAGTACAGTCATACACCTGGGTGTGAATGCTCTCTCAAATGACTAGCGGAAAGAGTCAATTGGTTTGTATTTGGCTTGTAAACTTATCAGTGGGGCACATTTTCAgatgcttaaagggttaaattatgaggataggttgcataaacttggcttgtattccattgaatttagaagatttaggggtgatctaactgaggtatttaaaatgataataaaagcaaaatactgaggatgcTGGATCAAACTTTTCTAATTAAAATTATAATAGGATTCAATAGAGtaaagagaagctatttcctctggtgggggaatctagaacaagggggcacaatcttaaaattagagctaggccattcaggattgaaatcaggaagtactttttcacacaaagggtagtggaaatgtggcattctctcccccaaaagcctaTGGATGCGAAGTCAATTGAAAtgttgagatcgacagatttttattaggtaagagtAACAACAGATATAgatcaaagatgggtaaatggagttcaggtacaggtaagccatggttgatgaattgaatggtgaaataggcttgaggggctgaatggccgactcctgttcctgtgtcgtTTTATCATCAGTTCTGGACAACTGCCTTTTGCATGAGTGCCAATTGTTGTTTATCGATTTGTAATTCAAAAACAAAGCAATGCAGCAttcaagaaaaaagaaaaaaaaactcagtCCACAGCACAATACCAAAGCTCAAAACCAGAGAGACATGGGAGGATTAACTTCACCACAACACAAAAAACATGCAGAAAAGACAGACCAAAATGCATCCAACACCATCTGTTGGGATTCCTAACCCTGGTGACACCAAACACAGCTATAGATATACCAACAACACTTTTGCCTGTTATTACATAAAGTACACTAAATAAATTCCCATTACCATCACAATTTGCATACGAACCAACAATAGAAGTTTTGGAAACAAAACCAGCATTCACCACCATATTTATTACGATGGAGTATGCACACAGCCTTTGTTATCAGCACACTATGCTTTTAAAAGACATATCTCTTACACCATACGACGGGCATGTTCAGCTCAATGGTTTTGCAAACTGCTCGGTAGGGGGTGCTGCCTGACAATATCAACATACTCCTGGAACCCCCTTGCGACACAAATGAAGTTGTGTCCATTGGATCATCTATTGTGTCGCGTCActgctggacacacacacacacgcacagttaaTACTGGTTTCTGCTACAGGAATAAACATCACTGTCTGAAATGCAAAAGAATCATTTCAGATGCATTATTCCTTAGAAGTATTTCTTGACATTTTTCTGCTCAGGTGTCACTCGTTTCAATTCGGTTGCCTTGATACTTTAGTTGAGTACAGGCTGGGAGATATCTTTTGAACTTTACTGTAATGGCAGATGTATATGTGTACACAAACATTTGATAGGCCATTCACAGGTTATGTCATTGTGAAAAACTCTGTTTCAGTATATTTTCAAAAGGATATTGAATGATATCTGAGGTTGACTTTACCTCAAGTTTTAAACCAGCAAAGAGACAGAGCAACTAAGTGTTTCAAGAATCAATTTTATGTTGAAAATGAGCAGTCTTTGTTGTTTTGACATTTGAGGATATCAGTAAAAACTCTAACTTCTGTAAATATACTGTTTGTACTGAGTATTGTTTCATGTGTCCTCTTGCTCTATCGCCTGAACCTTATTCTGATAAGAGTGCATATTTATCAACATTCCGAAAGTGAGGATGTTGCATGGTACCACATGATATATTCCAGTCAGTCGAATATAATGGCACGGTTTCTCTGTTCAATGCTGGGGGTCCTGCTACATTTACCTAAATATTGGGCGGTTAAAGATGCGCCCTGGTTCACAAGGTCCACTTGTGAGAGTGAACATTGAGCGAGCCCAATATATATctagtttaaaattatgaaaaggatgggagaagatagatagAAGTAGAATGCTTCCAGTTGTAGAGGGGTGAAGAACGAGGGCCCATTgatataagagatttagaacagagaacaggagtaacttctttacacagagttatgaggctgtggaattcacttccagggttagtatcGAGGCAGAACCGATGTTGACATTCAAGATATAtggatgggaacagggtgggtaaatgtaattagaactatttgcttgcatggagggtaaatgctggCAATTCAACATAtttctatataaaaaaaacacaactgtCCTAATTTCCAAAAGATGGTATTAGCTGTCCAAAGGAAAAAGTGATATCAGTATATAGCAACAGAAATAACATACTAGTAAGCAACAAAATACAGAAAAGCACAGAAATCTGATGACAGGCTCACAAAAATCTAATGACTTAGCAGTTCTGTAAATGTATTAGGTAGCAACAAACTCATCAGAAATCTAAGAAAACAAAATTGCTGCAACTCTTGGTTTTTTAAATAGGACTGCTATAACCCAGTATGTGTTGTTTTACAGCAAAATATTCTTCCTGATGGAGTTATCACAACTACGGTCCAGCATCACAACAAGAGTTATCTTACAATGCCACTTAGAACAAATACACTGTTGAGCAGTGGATTAATGATTTGCAACCCAATTTCTCCAAGTCAACTTATCACCCTTTACCATCCCAGCAGGTGGTTGGTAAAGAGGGGCTTGGTAGGTCATTCCAGGCTGCACTCACAcacctctttttcagctggcactggGAGATTCTTGGGAGCAGGTCACCAACAGAAATGGTATGCAACACAAGAGCACCCACAGCAGGGCTCAGGTGTTGCGTAACTGGCGTTGACAAACTTTCAGGGTTTAggtacttcaaaaaaaattaattgagcATTCCTCTAGTCGTATGACAGCACAAACCCTTTCCCCCGTTATTATTGGAGATTGCTTATGATGATGCTTTGGGAGCTGACAGAAGCTCTTGTAATCACCCACAGTACATTCCCAAATCCCAGACACGAAACAGGGGTTCTGTAGGATAAAGGTGCCAGTGTATGATGCCCATGGATATACAATGACTGTGCagtctcatccctcccctcccccacacactggcAGGGCCTCCCCCGCTCACCCCGGATACGTTACCATGTTTGTGCTTGCCCGGGCTGTGGTGGTACAGAGTATGTCGCTGATCGGTCTCGCTCGTTGCCTCTTTACCCAACTAAtcggtcctccctctctctcacgcacactcgGAACTCACGATCTCAGCGCCGCCACTCTCCGCCGGAACCACTTGCACCGCTAGGCGCCTGGGCAACGGGTTTCTATTGGCCAATACCCATACCACTGGAGCATGACTGGTCGCGTCGAAGCAGCCAATCACTGAGCGCTAATGACACTCTTGACCAATCAGCGCTGGGATTCGCAACAGGCGCCCCAATGATTGGATGATTCAGGCCAGCTCTGACCAATCACACACACCGCGTTCAGTGACGGGTGAAGGAGAGGATGGGCCTTAGCAACCAGGCTCAACTAAATTGGACCAGGAATTACAGTCGGGGATAGCAGTCTATAGAGTCGCTGGTGTTGCAATTGTACAATTTCCAATCGATCATAAAAGGTGAgaagataaaaaaaaattcaagataaTTTGGTTTAAAATGTATTAAATTTAAGAAAATACACTGTCATGAAATAATAAAAGGTAAATAAAAATAGGTCATATCAATATATTCTTATCAATTGTTTATCCTTCCCAGAGCTGTCAACATTAGTTTCACTGACCAGTATAGCATACCAACAAACTGATGGCACAAGAGGGGAGACAAACTTTTTAACCCTGCCACACAAACAAACAACAGTTTAATTTCCAGTTTTGTGAAGCTCAATAGACATACTGTACACTCAAAAGGACTTGGCAGCTATTCAATAAGTGGTACTCCAAGCTCTTTTTCATACCCCCGACTAATGTGTTGAACTTATTTATTATATTACCAAGTGCCCTCTTtacaacttagaatcatagaataaaatGGCAcagaaacaagtctgtgccagtcTATCTAATTTTCTTGTAAAATAATTTATGGACTcagcttcaacaagagtctgtggcagagaattccacattgtaACCACCCTTGGTGGAAAGAATTTTTTTCTCACCACCCCAGCCCCTTTAATTACTTTTATGATGATCTTAAATGTATACGCTCTTGTTACCATCTCACTGAGCAATAGAAACAGTATTTACCTTATCATaaaccttcataatcttgaaaacctctGTCAAGTCACCCCTTAAAAAGGTTTGGGTTGTCTTGGTAATATATTGAATCTCTTTGTGATGTCATTGTGTCAGGTACCTGCATGCTGAGTGCAATAGCTGTACATTGATACAGCTCATTTGTACCAGGCTGTGTAGGCAGCTGATGATTAGGGGCAACAATCATTGTGCAAAATAAACAAGGATTGGAATGACTTAAACTGTTTTTGAACTGGTATACATTTTTTACTTTTCAACCGTGGCTCATTGATAGCACAATCATATCagcgtcagaagattgtgggttcaagtcccagagaTTTcaac
Encoded here:
- the ufd1l gene encoding ubiquitin recognition factor in ER-associated degradation protein 1, with translation MFAFNMFDQAIPHAFRNRFSTQYRCYSVSMFAGSDRSDVEKGGKIIMPPSALDQLSRLNITYPMLFKLTNRKTDRMTHCGVLEFVAEEGICYLPHWMMQNLLLEEGGLVQVESVNLMVATYSKFQPQAPDFLDITNPKAVLENALRNFACLTTGDVIAINYNEKIYELRVMETKPDKAVSIIECDMNVDFDAPLGYKEPERHFQPEDTSDIEADHTAFVPIDLGFRAFTGAGNRLDGKKKGVDPSPAQINPEDIKRGIPNYEFKIGKITFIRNSRPQPKRIEEDTGASRFIAFSGEGQSLRKKGRKP